A region of Oncorhynchus masou masou isolate Uvic2021 chromosome 29, UVic_Omas_1.1, whole genome shotgun sequence DNA encodes the following proteins:
- the hoxd13a gene encoding homeobox protein Hox-D13a, whose amino-acid sequence MEGLGDNIISVHRRSFYSTAPRTNPSRSVPGVTVYTISDKPNSFGLESLKPYSPLSTVATNASLTFGCHLGSSCYGCTIPDSNLFQQGVMKPTSQASLSGHSSDKPMHFSGVSSSNIHCSEMQSRLRDFGNVYQGLYPRIPGYIDVPVVTRAGPGDPRHEAYQQLNWANSWSNPLYYAREQKQGSQFWKSFLTEEAVMNQPDVCTSYRRGRKKRVPYTKLQLKELEREYTICKFITKEKRQRIASSTNLSERQVTIWFQNRRVKNKKLMSKDRDLETFS is encoded by the exons ATGGAGGGCTTGGGAGATAATATCATTTCTGTCCATCGCAGAAGTTTTTATTCCACTGCTCCCAGGACTAACCCAAGCCGGTCTGTACCAGGAGTAACGGTATACACAATTTCGGACAAACCAAACTCTTTTGGCTTAGAATCTCTTAAACCATATTCACCTCTTTCTACAGTAGCCACAAATGCGTCACTCACATTTGGTTGTCATTTGGGGAGCAGTTGTTATGGTTGCACAATCCCTGACAGCAATCTATTCCAACAGGGTGTGATGAAACCTACTTCTCAGGCGTCACTATCTGGACACTCATCAGATAAACCAATGCATTTCTCAGGGGTTTCAAGTTCCAACATACACTGCAGTGAAATGCAGTCCAGACTGAGAGACTTTGGAAATGTTTACCAAGGTCTTTACCCAAGAATCCCTGGATACATTGATGTACCTGTTGTAACAAGGGCTGGTCCTGGAGATCCGAGGCATGAGGCCTATCAGCAATTGAACTGGGCTAATAGTTGGAGCAATCCACTGTATTATGCCAGAGAACAGAAGCAGGGCTCGCAATTCTGGAAGTCATTCCTCACAG AGGAAGCAGTAATGAACCAGCCAGATGTCTGCACTTCATACCGACGTGGGAGGAAGAAACGGGTGCCCTACACGAAACTACAGCTCAAGGAACTTGAACGAGAGTACACCATTTGCAAGTTTATTACCAAGGAGAAAAGACAACGGATAGCTTCTTCCACCAACTTGTCTGAGAGACAAGTAACAATATGGTTTCAAAATCGTCGTGTCAAAAACAAGAAGCTTATGTCAAAAGATAGAGACCTTGAAACTTTCTcttga